The Branchiostoma floridae strain S238N-H82 chromosome 10, Bfl_VNyyK, whole genome shotgun sequence genome has a segment encoding these proteins:
- the LOC118423819 gene encoding SRC kinase signaling inhibitor 1-like isoform X1 has protein sequence MPAGVPKSASMPNYYQQRPAQGPRPAGPGQPHPIQRSGSAGPPPAHGPPPAHAGRHPGQKMHPSQHAPAMYQRQTSGPGSGGSRASPVMGVQPRGRRSLPHLAGSDVEDEVIQQLRTGHRRGYGSSQTSGTSSPIVNDDEASMYFPSIKPNRKRMANIEQQIASLAGLVQTALTHGEDGSPVAGAVPGTGKEEEKGRHPSVTRSESSHSGFSAESVSTVSGRASSPLPDERVAEKAKRIHHTTQGLREQLNQLRIIHRHNEQEMNETFEKVKREIQVRLSRSPSGSIHPVRTQRSRVDLEMHNYRKRAEIVEKKLSELERWVEEVRTDVVNKRCRVSVGDVDAMLKALGRSEKDWRELQDTWPGLNEELKAVLSAEMEVVVQEERFVKDETDKVEGALKRIKKLTGTLHTLQRLASVQEHRPAQVPVFEQKGEPDQEKLLEEIKGLTPDHEKRLQSIQLLEEKLQQRRVALLAALFKPDSFRARSKVKQIHLSSRRKMASPQPAKPPEDTAKPEKAKSEKAEPEPKESSVSETDSSPSKEEQMTLSPSSTSVSSETTSTGQSDLQESPQDQTKLPPPTTEATLQRHNRFRALQRLKTKFMQRHFKPVKETSPPPSPQLSSPDSRNNNKESPKFDKELKKEIKKQKKLNKKAEKQRKEEEKEEKKRKKKPPKLEMPHKEQEYSPTAGPFQLKIHHRTTLPELANFDKAPSSETSSGTTTPTGDSGLSDSLLEEQLLTQHAAEEARERRLRLGSHGPETRKLVEALKEAEETLQQAVITTDSKDKIEVLIPQESPKVENGSQHSPSGQVLEPGKKVPPPPPPRKNWITSPASPPPRSPAHSPPIISSNVQYTGKATDLDKAQTSYTTKTITTVFRSATSPTNKPASTGNHNDNNNLVTNRREGGEGAEKDQRVWFSPTPTTHTIEREEDLDPQEKKRQLQEQYNILQQLQRENMQEASAEPEQLPEQAGPASPTSTSSSDSVASQVQQTRVTVGNGRIPPGATRLEQNGGGDDRRGAAAVKTVTETIKTVTTDGQVKSETIIY, from the exons ATGCCAGCTGGAGTACCCAAGTCAGCTAGCATGCCAAACTACTACCAGCAAAGACCTgcacaag GTCCCCGTCCAGCGGGGCCAGGTCAGCCCCACCCCATCCAGAGGTCGGGTTCTGCGGGCCCCCCTCCCGCACATGGCCCCCCTCCCGCACACGCAGGGCGGCACCCCGGCCAGAAGATGCACCCTTCCCAGCATGCACCAGCCATGTACCAAAGACAGACATCGGGGCCTGGCTCAG GTGGCTCTCGTGCTTCCCCCGTCATGGGAGTCCAACCTCGTGGCCGACGCTCTTTACCGCACCTGGCAGGCTCGGACGTGGAGGATGAGGTCATCCAGCAGCTGCGTACAGGTCATCGCCGTGGTTACGGGTCGTCACAGACGTCAGGGACGTCCTCGCCCATCGTGAATGACGATGAAGCAAG CATGTATTTCCCGTCCATAAAACCGAACAGAAAGCGCATGGCGAACATCGAGCAGCAGATCGCCAGCCTGGCGGGGCTGGTGCAGACCGCCCTGACTCACGGGGAGGACGGATCACCTGTAGCCGGCGCGGTGCCAGGAACCGgtaaggaggaggagaagggaCGCCATCCCAGCGTCACCAGGTCCGAGAGCTCGCACTCAGGATTCAGTG CTGAGAGCGTGAGCACGGTGTCGGGTCGCGCCTCGTCGCCGCTCCCAGACGAGCGAGTAGCGGAGAAGGCGAAGAGAATCCACCACACGACGCAGGGGCTGAGAGAGCAGCTGAACCAACTCCGCATCATCCACAGACACAACGAGCAGGAGATGAACGAGACATTCGAAAA GGTGAAGCGAGAGATCCAGGTCAGGCTGAGCAGGTCGCCGAGCGGCAGCATTCACCCCGTCAGGACCCAGAGGTCAAGGGTCGACCTGGAGATGCACAACTACCGGAAGAGAGCTGAAATAGTGGAAAAAAAGCTAAG TGAGCTGGAGAGATGGGTAGAGGAGGTACGTACAGACGTGGTGAACAAACGCTGCAGAGTCAGTGTGGGGGACGTGGACGCCATGCTGAAGGCACTAGGCAGGTCTGAGAAGGACTGGAGGGAGCTACAAG ACACATGGCCAGGGCTGAATGAGGAACTGAAGGCCGTTCTGTCGGCTGAGATGGAGGTGGTCGTGCAGGAAGAGAG GTTTGTTAAGGATGAGACAGATAAGGTGGAAGGTGCACTGAAGAGAATCAAGAAACTGACGGGGACGCTGCACACGTTACAGAG ACTAGCATCAGTACAGGAGCACCGCCCGGCGCAGGTTCCTGTGTTCGAGCAGAAGGGAGAACCTGACCAGGAGAAACTGCTGGAGGAGATCAAGGGTCTCACACCGGACCACGAGAAGAGACTGCAGAGCATTCAG CTGTTGGAGGAAAAACTGCAGCAGAGGCGTGTAGCCCTCCTTGCCGCGTTGTTTAAACCGGACTCGTTTCGGGCCCGGTCAAAGGTCAAACAGATTCACCTTTCCAGTAGACGAAAGATG GCCTCGCCCCAGCCCGCCAAGCCTCCCGAGGACACCGCGAAACCCGAGAAGGCAAAATCCGAGAAGGCGGAACCCGAACCCAAGGAGTCGTCCGTGTCTGAAACAGACAGCTCTCCATCCAAGGAGGAACAGATGACACTAAGTCCGTCTTCGACGTCAGTGAGCTCGGAAACGACCTCTACCGGACAGTCCGACCTTCAGGAGTCCCCGCAGGACCAAACCAAG CTTCCTCCGCCGACCACCGAAGCCACGCTGCAGCGACATAACCGGTTCAGGGCGCTCCAGCGTCTCAAGACCAAATTCATGCAG CGTCATTTTAAGCCCGTCAAG GAGACCAGCCCCCCTCCCAGCCCTCAGCTCAGCTCTCCAGACTCCAGGAACAACAACAAGGAGTCGCCCAAGTTCGACAAGGAACTCAAGAAGGAGATCAAGAAGCAGAAGAAACTGAACAAGAAAGCAGAGAAACAAAGGAAGGAGGAAgagaaggaggagaagaaaaggaagaagaagCCCCCAAAACTTGAGATGCCCCACAAGGAGCAAGAATATTCCCCA ACGGCCGGCCCGTTTCAGCTGAAGATTCACCACCGCACGACCCTGCCAGAGCTCGCCAACTTCGATAAGGCTCCCTCCTCGGAGACCTCCTCT GGAACGACCACCCCCACGGGAGACAGTGGTTTGTCCGACTCTCTGCTAGAGGAGCAGCTGTTGACCCAACAT GCTGCGGAAGAAGCGAGGGAAAGACGACTTCGTCTCGGCTCACACGGGCCGGAAACCCGGAAGCTGGTGGAGGCTCTGAAGGAGGCTGAGGAGACCCTGCAGCAGGCAGTCATCACTACTGACAGCAAGGACAAGATTGAGGTGCTGATACCCCAGGAGAGCCCAAAAGTGGAG AACGGATCGCAGCACTCCCCCTCGGGCCAGGTGCTGGAGCCGGGGAAGAAGGTGCCACCCCCTCCACCCCCCAGGAAGAACTGGATCACCTCCCCTGCCTCCCCCCCTCCCCGGTCCCCTGCACACAGCCCCCCTATCATCTCCTCTAATGTACAGTACACAGGCAAGGCTACGGACCTGGATAAAGCACAGACAAGCTACACAACCAAGACTATCACTACAG TGTTTAGAAGTGCAACCAGCCCGACCAACAAGCCTGCCTCGACTGGGAAccacaacgacaacaacaacctGGTCACCAacaggagggaggggggtgagGGGGCTGAGAAG GACCAGAGGGTTTGGTTCTCCCCCACACCGACCACTCACACCATCGAACGGGAGGAGGATCTGGACCCGCAGGAGAAGAAGAGGCAGCTGCAGGAGCAGTACAACAtcctgcagcagctgcagagGGAGAACATGCAG GAAGCCTCCGCCGAACCTGAACAGTTACCTGAACAAGCCGGTCCCGCCTCCCCCACCTCAACAAGCAGCTCGGACAGCGTCGCTTCCCAGGTCCAACAAACCCGCGTCACCGTGGGGAACGGCCGGATTCCGCCCGGCGCCACGCGGCTGGAGCAAAACGGAGGAGGAGACGATCGGAGAGGAGCAGCTGCTGTGAAAACCGTCACCGAGACGATAAAAACCGTGACAACCGACGGACAGGTCAAGTCCGAAACAATCATTTACTGA
- the LOC118423819 gene encoding coiled-coil domain-containing protein CG32809-like isoform X4 has product MPAGVPKSASMPNYYQQRPAQGPRPAGPGQPHPIQRSGSAGPPPAHGPPPAHAGRHPGQKMHPSQHAPAMYQRQTSGPGSGGSRASPVMGVQPRGRRSLPHLAGSDVEDEVIQQLRTGHRRGYGSSQTSGTSSPIVNDDEASMYFPSIKPNRKRMANIEQQIASLAGLVQTALTHGEDGSPVAGAVPGTGKEEEKGRHPSVTRSESSHSGFSAESVSTVSGRASSPLPDERVAEKAKRIHHTTQGLREQLNQLRIIHRHNEQEMNETFEKVKREIQVRLSRSPSGSIHPVRTQRSRVDLEMHNYRKRAEIVEKKLSELERWVEEVRTDVVNKRCRVSVGDVDAMLKALGRSEKDWRELQDTWPGLNEELKAVLSAEMEVVVQEERFVKDETDKVEGALKRIKKLTGTLHTLQRLASVQEHRPAQVPVFEQKGEPDQEKLLEEIKGLTPDHEKRLQSIQLLEEKLQQRRVALLAALFKPDSFRARSKVKQIHLSSRRKMASPQPAKPPEDTAKPEKAKSEKAEPEPKESSVSETDSSPSKEEQMTLSPSSTSVSSETTSTGQSDLQESPQDQTKLPPPTTEATLQRHNRFRALQRLKTKFMQRHFKPVKETSPPPSPQLSSPDSRNNNKESPKFDKELKKEIKKQKKLNKKAEKQRKEEEKEEKKRKKKPPKLEMPHKEQEYSPTAGPFQLKIHHRTTLPELANFDKAPSSETSSGTTTPTGDSGLSDSLLEEQLLTQHAAEEARERRLRLGSHGPETRKLVEALKEAEETLQQAVITTDSKDKIEVLIPQESPKVENGSQHSPSGQVLEPGKKVPPPPPPRKNWITSPASPPPRSPAHSPPIISSNVQYTGKATDLDKAQTSYTTKTITTVFRSATSPTNKPASTGNHNDNNNLVTNRREGGEGAEKDQRVWFSPTPTTHTIEREEDLDPQEKKRQLQEQYNILQQLQRENMQTRGQQTKTDKTLTWKPPPNLNSYLNKPVPPPPPQQAARTASLPRSNKPASPWGTAGFRPAPRGWSKTEEETIGEEQLL; this is encoded by the exons ATGCCAGCTGGAGTACCCAAGTCAGCTAGCATGCCAAACTACTACCAGCAAAGACCTgcacaag GTCCCCGTCCAGCGGGGCCAGGTCAGCCCCACCCCATCCAGAGGTCGGGTTCTGCGGGCCCCCCTCCCGCACATGGCCCCCCTCCCGCACACGCAGGGCGGCACCCCGGCCAGAAGATGCACCCTTCCCAGCATGCACCAGCCATGTACCAAAGACAGACATCGGGGCCTGGCTCAG GTGGCTCTCGTGCTTCCCCCGTCATGGGAGTCCAACCTCGTGGCCGACGCTCTTTACCGCACCTGGCAGGCTCGGACGTGGAGGATGAGGTCATCCAGCAGCTGCGTACAGGTCATCGCCGTGGTTACGGGTCGTCACAGACGTCAGGGACGTCCTCGCCCATCGTGAATGACGATGAAGCAAG CATGTATTTCCCGTCCATAAAACCGAACAGAAAGCGCATGGCGAACATCGAGCAGCAGATCGCCAGCCTGGCGGGGCTGGTGCAGACCGCCCTGACTCACGGGGAGGACGGATCACCTGTAGCCGGCGCGGTGCCAGGAACCGgtaaggaggaggagaagggaCGCCATCCCAGCGTCACCAGGTCCGAGAGCTCGCACTCAGGATTCAGTG CTGAGAGCGTGAGCACGGTGTCGGGTCGCGCCTCGTCGCCGCTCCCAGACGAGCGAGTAGCGGAGAAGGCGAAGAGAATCCACCACACGACGCAGGGGCTGAGAGAGCAGCTGAACCAACTCCGCATCATCCACAGACACAACGAGCAGGAGATGAACGAGACATTCGAAAA GGTGAAGCGAGAGATCCAGGTCAGGCTGAGCAGGTCGCCGAGCGGCAGCATTCACCCCGTCAGGACCCAGAGGTCAAGGGTCGACCTGGAGATGCACAACTACCGGAAGAGAGCTGAAATAGTGGAAAAAAAGCTAAG TGAGCTGGAGAGATGGGTAGAGGAGGTACGTACAGACGTGGTGAACAAACGCTGCAGAGTCAGTGTGGGGGACGTGGACGCCATGCTGAAGGCACTAGGCAGGTCTGAGAAGGACTGGAGGGAGCTACAAG ACACATGGCCAGGGCTGAATGAGGAACTGAAGGCCGTTCTGTCGGCTGAGATGGAGGTGGTCGTGCAGGAAGAGAG GTTTGTTAAGGATGAGACAGATAAGGTGGAAGGTGCACTGAAGAGAATCAAGAAACTGACGGGGACGCTGCACACGTTACAGAG ACTAGCATCAGTACAGGAGCACCGCCCGGCGCAGGTTCCTGTGTTCGAGCAGAAGGGAGAACCTGACCAGGAGAAACTGCTGGAGGAGATCAAGGGTCTCACACCGGACCACGAGAAGAGACTGCAGAGCATTCAG CTGTTGGAGGAAAAACTGCAGCAGAGGCGTGTAGCCCTCCTTGCCGCGTTGTTTAAACCGGACTCGTTTCGGGCCCGGTCAAAGGTCAAACAGATTCACCTTTCCAGTAGACGAAAGATG GCCTCGCCCCAGCCCGCCAAGCCTCCCGAGGACACCGCGAAACCCGAGAAGGCAAAATCCGAGAAGGCGGAACCCGAACCCAAGGAGTCGTCCGTGTCTGAAACAGACAGCTCTCCATCCAAGGAGGAACAGATGACACTAAGTCCGTCTTCGACGTCAGTGAGCTCGGAAACGACCTCTACCGGACAGTCCGACCTTCAGGAGTCCCCGCAGGACCAAACCAAG CTTCCTCCGCCGACCACCGAAGCCACGCTGCAGCGACATAACCGGTTCAGGGCGCTCCAGCGTCTCAAGACCAAATTCATGCAG CGTCATTTTAAGCCCGTCAAG GAGACCAGCCCCCCTCCCAGCCCTCAGCTCAGCTCTCCAGACTCCAGGAACAACAACAAGGAGTCGCCCAAGTTCGACAAGGAACTCAAGAAGGAGATCAAGAAGCAGAAGAAACTGAACAAGAAAGCAGAGAAACAAAGGAAGGAGGAAgagaaggaggagaagaaaaggaagaagaagCCCCCAAAACTTGAGATGCCCCACAAGGAGCAAGAATATTCCCCA ACGGCCGGCCCGTTTCAGCTGAAGATTCACCACCGCACGACCCTGCCAGAGCTCGCCAACTTCGATAAGGCTCCCTCCTCGGAGACCTCCTCT GGAACGACCACCCCCACGGGAGACAGTGGTTTGTCCGACTCTCTGCTAGAGGAGCAGCTGTTGACCCAACAT GCTGCGGAAGAAGCGAGGGAAAGACGACTTCGTCTCGGCTCACACGGGCCGGAAACCCGGAAGCTGGTGGAGGCTCTGAAGGAGGCTGAGGAGACCCTGCAGCAGGCAGTCATCACTACTGACAGCAAGGACAAGATTGAGGTGCTGATACCCCAGGAGAGCCCAAAAGTGGAG AACGGATCGCAGCACTCCCCCTCGGGCCAGGTGCTGGAGCCGGGGAAGAAGGTGCCACCCCCTCCACCCCCCAGGAAGAACTGGATCACCTCCCCTGCCTCCCCCCCTCCCCGGTCCCCTGCACACAGCCCCCCTATCATCTCCTCTAATGTACAGTACACAGGCAAGGCTACGGACCTGGATAAAGCACAGACAAGCTACACAACCAAGACTATCACTACAG TGTTTAGAAGTGCAACCAGCCCGACCAACAAGCCTGCCTCGACTGGGAAccacaacgacaacaacaacctGGTCACCAacaggagggaggggggtgagGGGGCTGAGAAG GACCAGAGGGTTTGGTTCTCCCCCACACCGACCACTCACACCATCGAACGGGAGGAGGATCTGGACCCGCAGGAGAAGAAGAGGCAGCTGCAGGAGCAGTACAACAtcctgcagcagctgcagagGGAGAACATGCAG aCCCGGGGCCAGCAGACCAAGACTGATAAAACACTCACATG GAAGCCTCCGCCGAACCTGAACAGTTACCTGAACAAGCCGGTCCCGCCTCCCCCACCTCAACAAGCAGCTCGGACAGCGTCGCTTCCCAGGTCCAACAAACCCGCGTCACCGTGGGGAACGGCCGGATTCCGCCCGGCGCCACGCGGCTGGAGCAAAACGGAGGAGGAGACGATCGGAGAGGAGCAGCTGCTGTGA
- the LOC118423819 gene encoding SRC kinase signaling inhibitor 1-like isoform X14 produces the protein MPAGVPKSASMPNYYQQRPAQGPRPAGPGQPHPIQRSGSAGPPPAHGPPPAHAGRHPGQKMHPSQHAPAMYQRQTSGPGSGGSRASPVMGVQPRGRRSLPHLAGSDVEDEVIQQLRTGHRRGYGSSQTSGTSSPIVNDDEASMYFPSIKPNRKRMANIEQQIASLAGLVQTALTHGEDGSPVAGAVPGTGKEEEKGRHPSVTRSESSHSGFSAESVSTVSGRASSPLPDERVAEKAKRIHHTTQGLREQLNQLRIIHRHNEQEMNETFEKVKREIQVRLSRSPSGSIHPVRTQRSRVDLEMHNYRKRAEIVEKKLSELERWVEEVRTDVVNKRCRVSVGDVDAMLKALGRSEKDWRELQDTWPGLNEELKAVLSAEMEVVVQEERFVKDETDKVEGALKRIKKLTGTLHTLQRLASVQEHRPAQVPVFEQKGEPDQEKLLEEIKGLTPDHEKRLQSIQLPPPTTEATLQRHNRFRALQRLKTKFMQETSPPPSPQLSSPDSRNNNKESPKFDKELKKEIKKQKKLNKKAEKQRKEEEKEEKKRKKKPPKLEMPHKEQEYSPTAGPFQLKIHHRTTLPELANFDKAPSSETSSGTTTPTGDSGLSDSLLEEQLLTQHAAEEARERRLRLGSHGPETRKLVEALKEAEETLQQAVITTDSKDKIEVLIPQESPKVENGSQHSPSGQVLEPGKKVPPPPPPRKNWITSPASPPPRSPAHSPPIISSNVQYTGKATDLDKAQTSYTTKTITTVFRSATSPTNKPASTGNHNDNNNLVTNRREGGEGAEKDQRVWFSPTPTTHTIEREEDLDPQEKKRQLQEQYNILQQLQRENMQEASAEPEQLPEQAGPASPTSTSSSDSVASQVQQTRVTVGNGRIPPGATRLEQNGGGDDRRGAAAVKTVTETIKTVTTDGQVKSETIIY, from the exons ATGCCAGCTGGAGTACCCAAGTCAGCTAGCATGCCAAACTACTACCAGCAAAGACCTgcacaag GTCCCCGTCCAGCGGGGCCAGGTCAGCCCCACCCCATCCAGAGGTCGGGTTCTGCGGGCCCCCCTCCCGCACATGGCCCCCCTCCCGCACACGCAGGGCGGCACCCCGGCCAGAAGATGCACCCTTCCCAGCATGCACCAGCCATGTACCAAAGACAGACATCGGGGCCTGGCTCAG GTGGCTCTCGTGCTTCCCCCGTCATGGGAGTCCAACCTCGTGGCCGACGCTCTTTACCGCACCTGGCAGGCTCGGACGTGGAGGATGAGGTCATCCAGCAGCTGCGTACAGGTCATCGCCGTGGTTACGGGTCGTCACAGACGTCAGGGACGTCCTCGCCCATCGTGAATGACGATGAAGCAAG CATGTATTTCCCGTCCATAAAACCGAACAGAAAGCGCATGGCGAACATCGAGCAGCAGATCGCCAGCCTGGCGGGGCTGGTGCAGACCGCCCTGACTCACGGGGAGGACGGATCACCTGTAGCCGGCGCGGTGCCAGGAACCGgtaaggaggaggagaagggaCGCCATCCCAGCGTCACCAGGTCCGAGAGCTCGCACTCAGGATTCAGTG CTGAGAGCGTGAGCACGGTGTCGGGTCGCGCCTCGTCGCCGCTCCCAGACGAGCGAGTAGCGGAGAAGGCGAAGAGAATCCACCACACGACGCAGGGGCTGAGAGAGCAGCTGAACCAACTCCGCATCATCCACAGACACAACGAGCAGGAGATGAACGAGACATTCGAAAA GGTGAAGCGAGAGATCCAGGTCAGGCTGAGCAGGTCGCCGAGCGGCAGCATTCACCCCGTCAGGACCCAGAGGTCAAGGGTCGACCTGGAGATGCACAACTACCGGAAGAGAGCTGAAATAGTGGAAAAAAAGCTAAG TGAGCTGGAGAGATGGGTAGAGGAGGTACGTACAGACGTGGTGAACAAACGCTGCAGAGTCAGTGTGGGGGACGTGGACGCCATGCTGAAGGCACTAGGCAGGTCTGAGAAGGACTGGAGGGAGCTACAAG ACACATGGCCAGGGCTGAATGAGGAACTGAAGGCCGTTCTGTCGGCTGAGATGGAGGTGGTCGTGCAGGAAGAGAG GTTTGTTAAGGATGAGACAGATAAGGTGGAAGGTGCACTGAAGAGAATCAAGAAACTGACGGGGACGCTGCACACGTTACAGAG ACTAGCATCAGTACAGGAGCACCGCCCGGCGCAGGTTCCTGTGTTCGAGCAGAAGGGAGAACCTGACCAGGAGAAACTGCTGGAGGAGATCAAGGGTCTCACACCGGACCACGAGAAGAGACTGCAGAGCATTCAG CTTCCTCCGCCGACCACCGAAGCCACGCTGCAGCGACATAACCGGTTCAGGGCGCTCCAGCGTCTCAAGACCAAATTCATGCAG GAGACCAGCCCCCCTCCCAGCCCTCAGCTCAGCTCTCCAGACTCCAGGAACAACAACAAGGAGTCGCCCAAGTTCGACAAGGAACTCAAGAAGGAGATCAAGAAGCAGAAGAAACTGAACAAGAAAGCAGAGAAACAAAGGAAGGAGGAAgagaaggaggagaagaaaaggaagaagaagCCCCCAAAACTTGAGATGCCCCACAAGGAGCAAGAATATTCCCCA ACGGCCGGCCCGTTTCAGCTGAAGATTCACCACCGCACGACCCTGCCAGAGCTCGCCAACTTCGATAAGGCTCCCTCCTCGGAGACCTCCTCT GGAACGACCACCCCCACGGGAGACAGTGGTTTGTCCGACTCTCTGCTAGAGGAGCAGCTGTTGACCCAACAT GCTGCGGAAGAAGCGAGGGAAAGACGACTTCGTCTCGGCTCACACGGGCCGGAAACCCGGAAGCTGGTGGAGGCTCTGAAGGAGGCTGAGGAGACCCTGCAGCAGGCAGTCATCACTACTGACAGCAAGGACAAGATTGAGGTGCTGATACCCCAGGAGAGCCCAAAAGTGGAG AACGGATCGCAGCACTCCCCCTCGGGCCAGGTGCTGGAGCCGGGGAAGAAGGTGCCACCCCCTCCACCCCCCAGGAAGAACTGGATCACCTCCCCTGCCTCCCCCCCTCCCCGGTCCCCTGCACACAGCCCCCCTATCATCTCCTCTAATGTACAGTACACAGGCAAGGCTACGGACCTGGATAAAGCACAGACAAGCTACACAACCAAGACTATCACTACAG TGTTTAGAAGTGCAACCAGCCCGACCAACAAGCCTGCCTCGACTGGGAAccacaacgacaacaacaacctGGTCACCAacaggagggaggggggtgagGGGGCTGAGAAG GACCAGAGGGTTTGGTTCTCCCCCACACCGACCACTCACACCATCGAACGGGAGGAGGATCTGGACCCGCAGGAGAAGAAGAGGCAGCTGCAGGAGCAGTACAACAtcctgcagcagctgcagagGGAGAACATGCAG GAAGCCTCCGCCGAACCTGAACAGTTACCTGAACAAGCCGGTCCCGCCTCCCCCACCTCAACAAGCAGCTCGGACAGCGTCGCTTCCCAGGTCCAACAAACCCGCGTCACCGTGGGGAACGGCCGGATTCCGCCCGGCGCCACGCGGCTGGAGCAAAACGGAGGAGGAGACGATCGGAGAGGAGCAGCTGCTGTGAAAACCGTCACCGAGACGATAAAAACCGTGACAACCGACGGACAGGTCAAGTCCGAAACAATCATTTACTGA